A segment of the Yersinia rochesterensis genome:
TGCGAGCAGCAATTAGCGGCGGCTTACAGCGATCGCGATGTGTTCCGCGCATTTACCTCAGAAATGATCATTCGCAAGCTACGCAAACGCGATGGCTTGCAGATCAATAATCCGCGAGAAGCGCTGAAACAACTGGCTGAGCAAGGTTATCAAGATGTCGCCATCCAATCATTGCATGTGATTAATGGTGATGAATACGAAAAAATCACCAATGAAGTGCGCAGTTTTAACGACTCTTTTCGTCATCTGGTGCTTGGTACGCCGCTGTTGAGCAGTTTTGCCGATTACCAGCAATTGCTGGTGGCGCTGCAAGCGCAAATGCCCCCACTGGCGGTGGATGAGCGGGTGGTATTTATGGGCCACGGAGCCAGTCACTATGCTTTCTCAGCTTATGCCTGTCTTGACCATTTAATGACCTCGCTGAACTTCCCTGCCTTGGTTGGTGCGGTCGAAAGTTACCCGGAAATCAGCCACATCATTACCCGCTTACAGCAGCAGGGGGTGCGCAAAGTGCACTTAATGCCATTGATGCTGGTGGCGGGCGATCACGCCATCAATGACATGGCTTCTGACGAGCCAGATTCATGGCGCACACAACTGGAGTCCGCCGGTATCAGTGCTCAGTCATGGTTGCAAGGATTGGGGGAAAACCCGTTGATTCGGCAGATGTTTGTCGGGCATTTGGGCCTCGCTTTACAGCAGAAACAGCAGGAGGCAGCGTAATGAGCGGCAGACTTTATGCATTGGGCGTCGGCCCCGGAGCCAGTGATTTAATCACGGTGCGGGCCTCCCGGTTGATAGCCAAACTGGATGTGCTGTATGCCCCGGCGGGGCGCAAAGGCGGCGATAGTCTGGCGCTGTCCATTGTGCGCGAATATTTATCGCCAAATACTGAAATTCGCACCTGCCATTTCCCGATGAGTGCGGATAACAATGAAAAACAAGCGGTCTGGGATGAAGTGGCGCAGCAGTTACAGGCGGAAGTCGCCAAAGGCCGTCAGGTGGGCTTTATCACCCTCGGTGATGCCATGTTATTCAGCACCTGGGTATTTTTGCTAGAGCGTATTGGTCGGCCAGATTGGTTGGAAATTGTGCCGGGTGTAACTTCTTTTGCTGCCATTGCCGCCCGCGCTGCATTGCCATTGGCGATGGAGCAACAATCGCTGGCGATTATGTCTTGCACCGCCCCAGAAGCAGCGCTGGAGCGCGCGCTGCAAGACCACGACTGCGTGGTGCTGATGAAAGTCTATGGCCGCTTTGCGCAAATTCAGGCGCTATTGGGCCGGCTCAATCTGTTCCCACACGCGCTGTTGATGTCAGAAGCCTCATTGCCGGGAGAAGTGTGTTGGCGGCAGTTGGATAGTATTGCCGCTGATCAGCCATTGCCCTATTTCTCGACCATTTTAGTGAATAAGCAGCAGAGAGTTATTTAAAAACAAATGATTATCTGATTCTACTTAGATGCTCAACGTGATGGGAGTCACTCATGGAAATGGAAAAAGAGTTAAAAAAACTTTCGTACACCGGGGTTGTTATGGCAATCCTGCTAACGATGGCCCCGAATGATGTTTTCGCCATGCACATCATGGAAGGTTTTTTACCGCCGATGTGGGCGCTGGCCTGGTGGGTGCTGTTCCTGCCGTGCTTGTTTATGGGGTTGGTGCGCTTAAAGCAGATTGTCTCCGAAGACAGCAATCAAAAAGTGCTGCTGGCGCTGTGCGGGGCGTTTATTTTCGTGTTATCGGCGCTGAAAATCCCATCAGTGACCGGCAGTTGTTCACATCCGACCGGTGTCGGGCTGGCGGTTATTCTGTTCGGGCCGGTGGTGGTGGCGGTACTGGGGGCCATTGTGCTGCTGTTCCAGGCGTTATTACTGGCGCACGGCGGCTTGACGACTTTAGGCGCTAACGGCATGTCAATGGCGGTTATTGGGCCGGTAGTGGGTTACATGGTATGGAAACTGGCCTGTAAAGCGGGGTTGCGCCGTGATGTCGGGGTGTTCCTTTGCGCCATGCTGGCGGATTTAACCACTTACTTTGTCACCTCGGTGCAGCTTGGTTTGGCCTTCCCTGACCCGCAATTTGGTGTCAGCGGTTCGATTATCAAATTTATGGGTGTGTTCTGCATTACCCAGATCCCGATTGCCATTGCTGAAGGTTTATTGACGGTGATGATTTATGACCAATTAACCAAACGGCAGTTAATTCCCGCAGGGAGTCACTAACATGAAAAAGACACTTATTTTGCTGGCGATGGTTATCGCGCTGGTCATATTGCCATTCTTTATTGACCACGGCGGCGAATTCGGCGGCTCAGACGGTGAAGCTGAAGCCCTGATCCAGGTGACGGCTCCTGATTATCAGCCGTGGTTCACGCCGCTGTATGAACCGGCCAGTGGTGAAATCGAAAGTCTGCTGTTCACCTTACAAGGTTCCATTGGCGCGGCGGTGATCTTTTATATCTTGGGCTATTACCGGGGGAAACGCGGTGAGCATGCTGGGGATTGATAAACTAAGTTATCAAAGCCGCTGGCGACAGGCCGACCCAATGGGAAAACTGGTGCTATATGCCGTTTTCCTCTTGTTGGCAATGCTTAGCCCGCCGATGTATCAGGCGCTGTTATTGGTGTTTATCGCCGGGCTGACATGTTATCTGCTGCGAGTGGGGCCGCGCCGCTATTTGCGCTGGCTGGCAATACCACTTTCTTTCCTGTTGGTGGGATTGGTGACCATTGTGCTATCCCTCTCGCGCCAACCGGAGAGTTTGTGGTGGGGCGTGCAGATCGGTCATTGGTGGTTTGGGCTGGATAGAGTCGGTTTAACCACCGCCAATCAAACCCTGTGGCGCAGTTTGGCGGCATTGGCAGCCACCTTCTGGTTTGTGCTGAATACGCCTTTCCCGCAGCTTATTCAGATACTTAAGCGCTGTCATGTGCCGCGTTTGTTGACCGAGCAAATTCTGCTGACCTGGCGTTTTATCTTTATTCTGATTGAAGAGGCGGCCGCGATTCAACAGGCGCAGTCTTTGCGATTTGGTTATATCTCATTGCGTACCGGCTACCACTCGCTGGCAATGTTGGTTGGTATGCTATTTACCCGCGTGATGATTCGCTATCAGCAGATGGTCATCTCGCTGGATATGAAACTCTATCAGGGCGATTTCCACCTGTAAGGCAGAATGTAATGTTAGCCACCCGGCAGCTAGGTTTCAGCTATCAAGATGAGCAGGTATTGCATGACCTGACACTGGATTTCAGTCAGCATGCGGTCACCGGTGTCTTGGGGGCCAATGGTTGTGGTAAATCCACGTTATTTATGAATCTGACCGGTATTCTGCAACCCCAGCAAGGTGCGGTATTGTGGCAAGGCGAGCCGCTTAATTATAAGAAAGCTAGCTTACGTGAATTGCGCCAGCGAGTGACGACGGTATTTCAAGACCCAGAGCAGCAGATTTTTTATACTGATATTGACAGCGACATCGCGTTCAGCCTGCGTAATTTGGGCATGCCAGAAGATATTATTGCCCAGCGGGTTGACCGGGCATTGACCTTGGTTGATGCACAGGGATTTCGCCATAAATCTATCCAACATTTGAGCCATGGGCAGAAAAAACGGGTAGCCATTGCTGGTGCGTTGGTGATGGAGGCGGAGTATCTGTTGCTGGATGAACCCACCGCAGGGCTAGACCCGGCAGGGCGGCAGCACATGATTACTCTCATTGAGCGTATTGTTGCAGAGGGAAAACGGGTTATTCTCTCCAGCCATGATATTGATTTGATTTATAAGGTTTGTGATTACCTTTATGTCTTATCCCATGGCCACCTGATGATTGCCGGTGAAACCACCGAGGTATTCCTGCAACAAGATAAACTGCAAGCCGCTGGGCTGGTTCAGCCGTGGTTGATCAAAATGCACACTGAGCTGGGTTTGCCGCTGTGTAAAACGGAAGAGC
Coding sequences within it:
- the cbiM gene encoding cobalt ECF transporter S component CbiM; translated protein: MEMEKELKKLSYTGVVMAILLTMAPNDVFAMHIMEGFLPPMWALAWWVLFLPCLFMGLVRLKQIVSEDSNQKVLLALCGAFIFVLSALKIPSVTGSCSHPTGVGLAVILFGPVVVAVLGAIVLLFQALLLAHGGLTTLGANGMSMAVIGPVVGYMVWKLACKAGLRRDVGVFLCAMLADLTTYFVTSVQLGLAFPDPQFGVSGSIIKFMGVFCITQIPIAIAEGLLTVMIYDQLTKRQLIPAGSH
- a CDS encoding energy-coupling factor ABC transporter transmembrane protein; this translates as MLGIDKLSYQSRWRQADPMGKLVLYAVFLLLAMLSPPMYQALLLVFIAGLTCYLLRVGPRRYLRWLAIPLSFLLVGLVTIVLSLSRQPESLWWGVQIGHWWFGLDRVGLTTANQTLWRSLAALAATFWFVLNTPFPQLIQILKRCHVPRLLTEQILLTWRFIFILIEEAAAIQQAQSLRFGYISLRTGYHSLAMLVGMLFTRVMIRYQQMVISLDMKLYQGDFHL
- a CDS encoding cobalt-factor II C(20)-methyltransferase, with the protein product MSGRLYALGVGPGASDLITVRASRLIAKLDVLYAPAGRKGGDSLALSIVREYLSPNTEIRTCHFPMSADNNEKQAVWDEVAQQLQAEVAKGRQVGFITLGDAMLFSTWVFLLERIGRPDWLEIVPGVTSFAAIAARAALPLAMEQQSLAIMSCTAPEAALERALQDHDCVVLMKVYGRFAQIQALLGRLNLFPHALLMSEASLPGEVCWRQLDSIAADQPLPYFSTILVNKQQRVI
- a CDS encoding energy-coupling factor ABC transporter substrate-binding protein, with amino-acid sequence MKKTLILLAMVIALVILPFFIDHGGEFGGSDGEAEALIQVTAPDYQPWFTPLYEPASGEIESLLFTLQGSIGAAVIFYILGYYRGKRGEHAGD
- a CDS encoding ATP-binding cassette domain-containing protein — protein: MLATRQLGFSYQDEQVLHDLTLDFSQHAVTGVLGANGCGKSTLFMNLTGILQPQQGAVLWQGEPLNYKKASLRELRQRVTTVFQDPEQQIFYTDIDSDIAFSLRNLGMPEDIIAQRVDRALTLVDAQGFRHKSIQHLSHGQKKRVAIAGALVMEAEYLLLDEPTAGLDPAGRQHMITLIERIVAEGKRVILSSHDIDLIYKVCDYLYVLSHGHLMIAGETTEVFLQQDKLQAAGLVQPWLIKMHTELGLPLCKTEEQLFALMRQRETEEVR
- the cbiK gene encoding sirohydrochlorin cobaltochelatase; the encoded protein is MKKALLVISFGTSYEHTRQKNIDACEQQLAAAYSDRDVFRAFTSEMIIRKLRKRDGLQINNPREALKQLAEQGYQDVAIQSLHVINGDEYEKITNEVRSFNDSFRHLVLGTPLLSSFADYQQLLVALQAQMPPLAVDERVVFMGHGASHYAFSAYACLDHLMTSLNFPALVGAVESYPEISHIITRLQQQGVRKVHLMPLMLVAGDHAINDMASDEPDSWRTQLESAGISAQSWLQGLGENPLIRQMFVGHLGLALQQKQQEAA